Proteins from one Erpetoichthys calabaricus chromosome 11, fErpCal1.3, whole genome shotgun sequence genomic window:
- the pgp gene encoding LOW QUALITY PROTEIN: glycerol-3-phosphate phosphatase (The sequence of the model RefSeq protein was modified relative to this genomic sequence to represent the inferred CDS: deleted 1 base in 1 codon) produces MAVSRCQRLSGALVQELLATVDTVLFDCDGVIWRGDQAIPGAPEVINALKSHDKRVFFVTNNSTKTRAMYAEKLGRLGFQASEEEVFGTAYCSAVYLKRTAKLDGKVYLIGGNALSQELQRVGIQHVGSGPDPVTGSQNDWANVPLDPDVKAVLVGFDEHFSYMKLARALRYLDDPRCLFIGTNTDTRLPLEGGRAVPGTGCLVRAVETVAHRKAQIIGKPNHFMFDCLASEYGIQPSRTLMVGDRLDTDILLGSNCGLKTLLTLTGVSQLEEALEHLESGSEARLCLVPDYYVDTIGDLLPALQG; encoded by the exons ATGGCTGTCTCCAGATGCCAGCGGCTCAGTGGAGCCCTGGTCCAGGAACTATTGGCCACAGTAGACACTGTTCTATTTGACTGCGATGGGGTGATATGGCGGGGAGACCAGGCCATTCCTGGGGCCCCAGAGGTCATAAACGCGCTTAAGAGCCACGACAAGCGTGTGTTCTTCGTGACCAACAACAGCACGAAGACCCGAGCGATGTATGCGGAGAAGCTGGGCCGCTTGGGCTTTCAGGCCAGCGAGGAAGAGGTGTTCGGTACAGCTTACTGTTCAGCTGTTTATCTAAAACGAACGGCAAAACTGGATGGCAAAGTGTACCTGATCGGTGGGAATGCTTTGAGCCAGGAGCTCCAGCGCGTGGGGATTCAGCATGTGGGTAGTGGACCCGACCCTGTCACCGGCTCGCAAAACGACTGGGCAAATGTGCCACTTGAC CCCGACGTTAAGGCCGTGCTAGTGGGTTTTGACGAGCATTTCAGCTACATGAAATTGGCCAGGGCACTGCGTTATCTGGACGACCCCCGGTGCCTCTTCATCGGCACCAACACTGATACGCGACTGCCTCTGGAAGGGGGGCGAGCAGTGCCAG GAACGGGTTGCTTAGTTCGGGCTGTAGAGACTGTTGCTCACCGTAAGGCTCAGATCATTGGGAAGCCGAACCACTTCATGTTTGATTGCTTGGCCAGTGAGTATGGCATTCAACCATCTAGAACACTGATGGTGGGTGACCGTTTAGATACAGACATACTGTTGGGTTCTAACTGTGGTTTGAAGACCCTGCTAACACTTACTGGAGTTTCACAGCTGGAGGAGGCACTTGAGCATCTGGAGAGTGGCAGTGAGGCCCGGCTGTGCTTAGTTCCTGATTATTACGTGGACACCATTGGAGATCTGCTTCCTGCTTTGCAAGGTTAA